TCCTCCAGCAGATAAAAGCTCCAGCTTTTGTTGGTCTCCCGGCCGTCCCGGCCGGTCAGGGATACCAGCACCACGTGCTGGCCGGGCGCCAGGGCATTTGGGGAGATGGTCAGATAGTCTTCCTTCATCTGGTATTGGGCGGAAGCCAGGGGCCGGTCGTCAATGCTTACCTTTATGCGGTCGCGGGTTTGAACGGCCGGATAAAAGGAGGCCACGATGTTCAGATCCCGGCTTTCGGCCACATCCTGCTCTCCGGGCCAGACCGGATAGATCCGGCTGGCCTCGATGATTTTCTGCTCAACGGCGGCGAGGTTAATTTCGGGTCTGACGGGAACATTGTCCGGGCCAGCGGCTGGCGAAGGCTGTTGGATCACAGCCTGGGGGGCAAAAATATTTTCCGGCACCGGCGCCCGTAAAAACAGGGTCAGCACGGCGGCGATCATCAGGGCCGAGGCGGCCAGGGAAAGCCGGGCCGGCCGCAACTCGAAAAGCTTCGGTCTGACTTCGGCCCGGTTTATCCTGGCCCAAAGCCTGGCCTGGAAATAGGGGGGAAGTTCAACGCTGGGCTGGTTCCGCAGCAGCGATTCCAGTTCGCTTTGTCCCGATGCCAGAGCCCGGCAGTCCGGGCATTCCCGGACATGGCTTTGGGCCTGGGGCGGCAAAGCGGCGCCGGGATTGTCCCGGAAAAATATTTCAATTTGCTGACAGTTCATTTCTTCCTCCCTGATTATTGGCGGCCTTCAAGCCGTTAAGCTTTTGAGCCAGGATCTGGCGGCCCCGCCACAAGCGTGATTTTACGGTGCCCGGAGAGCAGTTCAAAATTTTGGCGATATCGTCGCAGGCCTGATCCTCAAAGTAATACAGCACTACGGTCTCCTTGAATTCCACCGGCAGTTCGGACACCGCCTGCCGGATCATCTTATCCTGGGATAATTTTTCGATCTTTTCCATCTGCTCCAGGGCCCCGGGGTCGGACACCTCTTCCTCCGGGGTTCTTTCGCCCAGGCCAAAGAAGGACATCACCTTTTGTTTCCTTAAATGCCGGCGGTGATGGTTGACCGCTATCCGGTAAAGCCAGGTAAAGAAATCGGATTCACCCCGGAACTTGGAGTACTCCTTGTAAGCGATCAGGAAAACCTCCTGGGCCAGGTCCTGGGCCAGGTCATAATCGCCCGTCAAACGAAAGAGCAAATTAAAAAGCCGCTTATCGTATTTCTGGACTATCTGGTCAAATGCTATATTGCTGTTTTCCGTCATATTGGTATTAAGTTAGAGCCGTTTTAACCCCGTCTAGTTCCCGGAGAAGGGCATTATTTGAATGCGGTGCCCAATCAAGCCATAACACATTTATATTACTGGACTTGGCGGCCTATTTCATCTGGTTCCAAATGGTGGTTTGGGGCTCCCGGGAGGCTTAAAACCGATAGCCAAAATCAACCCAGGCCAGGCGCTGGTGATACGATTTTGACGGGTCCAGACGGTCGGTTTTGTTTATCTGCTTGGCCCCCAGTTCCAGGGAAAACCTGGTTCCCAGGCTGGCGGTGCCCTTGATATACCCCGTGTGCTTGAATTGGTCGACGGTGTTCAGATCATCCCGGAGCTGATAATACTGGTATCCGGAATTGATCTGCCAGGCTCTTCCGGAAGAAAAGTTAATGTCCAGATTGGCTGAATGGGACCGGGTCAGCCGGTCGCTTTGGCTGGCGGAATATGAATAGAGGGGCGTGGCCCGGAGCCGTTTCCATTTTAAACTAAAACTGGTTCCCAGACTGCGGCTCCGGTAGATGTAGCCGGTGTAGGGCCGGAGGTTGCCGTCAAAATTCAGGGAAAAACCGGAGAACCACCGGTCCGGGCTAAGGCCGGCCACCCGCAGCGAGGCCCCGGCCTTGTAGCTGTTGCCGGCGGCGGAATCGGTGAATATCTTATAGGCCGAGGCGTAGGCCCTGGTGCTTAATCTTTTGTTCCAATCGGATTCCTGGTCCAGCGCCAGTTCATTCTTGGCCGCCTCG
The DNA window shown above is from bacterium and carries:
- a CDS encoding sigma-70 family RNA polymerase sigma factor — encoded protein: MTENSNIAFDQIVQKYDKRLFNLLFRLTGDYDLAQDLAQEVFLIAYKEYSKFRGESDFFTWLYRIAVNHHRRHLRKQKVMSFFGLGERTPEEEVSDPGALEQMEKIEKLSQDKMIRQAVSELPVEFKETVVLYYFEDQACDDIAKILNCSPGTVKSRLWRGRQILAQKLNGLKAANNQGGRNELSAN